From the genome of Chloroflexota bacterium, one region includes:
- the atpF gene encoding F0F1 ATP synthase subunit B translates to MLDKLGIDAPSLIAFLINFFILLGLLTLVLYRPVTRMLDQRSAKIKESLEQAERIKQESVRAEETVKAEIEAGRREGQALINQAAQTAEKLKEEARAEARQEAEALIAKARVEIDREREESVNQLRQEFADLAVLAAEKVIGQALDKKAHQQLIEKVLEEGLTARKE, encoded by the coding sequence CAAGCCTGATCGCCTTCTTGATCAACTTCTTTATTCTGCTGGGGCTGCTAACACTGGTCCTGTACAGGCCGGTCACCAGGATGCTTGACCAGCGTTCCGCCAAAATAAAGGAAAGTCTGGAACAGGCCGAGCGCATAAAGCAGGAATCAGTCCGCGCTGAGGAAACGGTGAAAGCAGAGATAGAGGCCGGACGCAGGGAGGGTCAAGCGCTGATAAATCAGGCGGCACAAACCGCTGAGAAGCTCAAGGAAGAGGCCAGAGCTGAGGCGAGACAGGAAGCAGAAGCCCTTATTGCCAAAGCCCGCGTTGAAATCGACAGAGAAAGAGAAGAGAGCGTTAACCAGTTACGTCAGGAATTTGCCGATCTGGCTGTCCTGGCAGCGGAGAAGGTGATTGGCCAAGCCCTGGACAAGAAAGCGCACCAGCAGCTAATTGAGAAGGTTCTAGAGGAAGGCCTGACTGCCAGGAAAGAGTAA
- a CDS encoding F0F1 ATP synthase subunit alpha, with product MVTRGEDIVSIIKQQIEQFGTQVAMVDVGTVVEVADGLAHIHGLSGVRYNELLEFPKGIIGIALNLEEDSVGAVVLGDCSEIKEGDEVRCTGRILEVPVGEGLIGRVIDPLGRPLDGKGTIRYQKTRPLERVAPNVVLRAPVSVPVQTGIKAIDSMIPIGRGQRELIIGDRFTGKSAICVDTIINQKGGDLICIYAAIGQKTSKVAQVVATLEPYGAMQHTIVVSANASDPAPLQYLCPYAACAVGEEFMELGKDALVIYDDLSKHAWSYRQISLLLRRPPGREAYPGDIFYLHSRLLERAAKLSSEHGGGSLTALPIIETQLGDLSAYIPTNVISITDGQIYLETDLFNSGIRPAMNVGLSVSRVGGSAQTKAMRKVAGRVRLELAQYRELAAFAQFGTADLDKATRAQLERGQRITEVLKQPQYSPMSLEKEVTILYAVTNGYLDDVPLDKIASFENSLHRFMETNHPEIGKDIAKTKDLRPETEEALKKSILEFKQSSVY from the coding sequence ATGGTAACCCGCGGTGAAGATATTGTATCTATCATCAAGCAGCAAATCGAGCAGTTCGGCACACAAGTAGCTATGGTGGACGTAGGCACGGTGGTGGAGGTAGCTGACGGTTTGGCGCATATCCACGGGCTTTCCGGTGTCAGATATAACGAGCTACTGGAGTTTCCCAAAGGCATCATAGGGATAGCATTGAACCTGGAGGAAGACAGCGTCGGAGCGGTAGTTCTCGGCGATTGTTCAGAGATTAAGGAGGGTGATGAGGTACGCTGTACAGGACGTATCCTGGAGGTGCCCGTAGGCGAGGGACTCATCGGACGGGTGATTGATCCCTTGGGACGGCCGCTTGATGGCAAAGGCACTATCAGGTATCAGAAGACACGCCCCTTGGAAAGGGTGGCCCCGAACGTAGTTTTACGTGCTCCGGTTAGCGTCCCCGTACAAACGGGAATTAAGGCTATAGACAGCATGATACCCATCGGGCGGGGACAGCGTGAGTTGATAATCGGCGACCGCTTCACTGGCAAATCAGCCATCTGTGTGGACACCATCATCAACCAGAAGGGTGGAGACCTCATCTGCATCTACGCAGCCATTGGGCAGAAGACTTCAAAAGTAGCCCAGGTGGTGGCTACACTGGAGCCCTATGGTGCCATGCAACACACCATAGTGGTTTCGGCTAATGCCTCAGACCCGGCCCCTCTACAGTACCTTTGCCCTTATGCTGCCTGCGCTGTAGGGGAGGAGTTTATGGAGCTGGGCAAGGACGCGCTAGTGATCTATGACGACCTCTCGAAGCATGCCTGGTCCTACCGCCAGATCTCCTTGTTGTTGCGCCGCCCCCCTGGTCGAGAGGCTTACCCTGGTGACATCTTCTATCTTCATAGCCGTCTCCTGGAGAGGGCAGCCAAGCTTTCCTCAGAACATGGAGGTGGTTCACTCACCGCTTTGCCTATTATTGAGACCCAGTTGGGTGATCTATCAGCCTATATCCCCACTAACGTCATTTCTATTACTGATGGCCAGATATACCTGGAAACGGATCTGTTCAATTCCGGGATTCGCCCTGCCATGAACGTGGGGCTATCTGTATCAAGAGTAGGTGGATCAGCACAGACCAAGGCCATGAGAAAGGTAGCCGGAAGGGTGAGACTAGAACTAGCCCAGTACCGCGAGTTGGCTGCTTTTGCTCAGTTTGGCACTGCCGATCTTGACAAAGCAACCAGGGCACAGCTAGAACGCGGGCAAAGGATCACCGAGGTCCTAAAGCAGCCCCAATACAGCCCCATGTCCCTGGAGAAGGAAGTAACCATCCTGTATGCCGTCACCAATGGCTATCTGGACGATGTGCCCCTGGACAAGATAGCGTCTTTCGAGAATAGCTTACACCGGTTTATGGAAACCAACCACCCTGAAATAGGTAAAGATATCGCCAAGACCAAGGATCTCAGGCCGGAAACAGAAGAAGCGCTGAAAAAATCGATCCTCGAGTTCAAGCAAAGTAGCGTCTATTAG
- the atpH gene encoding ATP synthase F1 subunit delta, with the protein MPKGISAKRHAQAVFQIALEGKQLERWQSDLETIAGTLKSPEITAMLESPKLRLEEKRRVLEAILPGITPAAMNLAYFLVAKNRLRILPDLLAEFRRLLNAYHGREVAEVVTAVPISDEDRDRIKKRLAALVGKELVLTLKVNPEIEGGLVARVGDKLVDGSIRTRLQDLRRSLAQT; encoded by the coding sequence ATGCCGAAGGGTATTTCTGCGAAAAGGCATGCTCAAGCAGTGTTCCAAATCGCTCTGGAAGGCAAACAACTGGAGCGATGGCAGAGTGATTTGGAGACGATAGCGGGCACACTCAAGAGTCCCGAGATTACTGCCATGCTGGAAAGTCCTAAGCTCAGGCTCGAGGAAAAGAGGAGGGTTCTGGAAGCTATTTTGCCAGGCATAACACCTGCAGCAATGAATCTAGCTTACTTCCTGGTGGCCAAGAACCGCCTCCGTATCTTGCCAGACCTGCTGGCTGAATTTAGGCGCTTGCTAAATGCCTACCATGGGAGAGAAGTAGCCGAGGTGGTTACTGCAGTTCCCATCAGCGATGAAGACAGGGACAGGATCAAGAAAAGACTGGCCGCCCTCGTGGGTAAGGAGTTGGTGCTTACGCTTAAGGTCAATCCTGAAATCGAGGGTGGTCTGGTGGCCAGGGTCGGAGACAAGTTGGTTGACGGTAGCATACGCACCAGGCTTCAGGATTTAAGAAGGAGCCTGGCCCAGACCTGA